Part of the Triplophysa dalaica isolate WHDGS20190420 chromosome 23, ASM1584641v1, whole genome shotgun sequence genome is shown below.
CATGGGAATTAATTCAAACTAGGATTTTGTTCATGGACCATGTGTTTGGTCGCTTCTCAGTGCTGGAGTCACTTATCGTGTTTTGTCTTGGCAAATGCAAGTAATACTCAAGTTTAACCCAGATTTCTCTTGTTTGAATTTTTTAGAAATTAAAGGACTATTCAGGCTTGCGCATTATTGATAGGGTTTGTGGCATGCTGTCTAtttccacaaaataaaatatgagaGCTTTCAATTGAACCAGGAATATTTTATCAATGGGTTAAGCAGCATCTAGTCATTCTTCTAGTGTGACTGaattaaaacagaataaacCAGGACCCTCGTCTCAATTTCAGCCCATTAGATGGACTTTATAGTGTTCGAGTCAactgttgctttgttttttgcttGAATTGTTTGTAGAGGTGATTGATTCATgattaaaactacatttaaaaataatacatttattttaaattatatttaggaAGAATAAATGCTCCTAGGCAAAATGCTTTCAAGAAACCTGGCCCAGTTTAGAACCATTCTATTTTTACAGTAACCGGATTTGAACAAAACttaagttttttgttttgttgtttgtttgattttcatGAAATCAGTTTCCTTGTTCagtattaaaacattatgtGATCACTTCTGTACGCGATGTTGGGGCCAACTGTACAATATGGCTGGCTTCTCTCCGCTTGACCTCCATGGTCTTCCATCTTAAATATTACATGAGATGCTTGGAATGAAGCcaacatgttttaatataaatattttgtaataaactAGCTTTTTTCTTCTGATCTTGTTCAATGTGCTCTGTGAAAACAGAATATTGAAAATCAGAATGTTTGTTTGATCACATGGTGTTTTCCAGACAGCCAATTGGCTCTTGTTGTTTAACTTTAGTTTGACATTGTTTATCTCCTTATACTTAGAAATAATATCCAGCCCGTTTATAAATTACTTTAATAAGATCGAACGTATTAAGTTATTAAAGAGGTCTGGTCCACGTCTAAATGAAGGTGGTCAATGAGCTTGAATGTAGGAATTGTTGGAATTTAATACAGTGCcacatttatatacagtatatgagaGAAGAAATTCAGGAAAGGacaaacaatgtgtacataatCTTTTTATGTTGAAAGTTTATAATTGGCATGAACCTGAGAATTTCTCAGTATTAGTTTTTTTCCTCTTGCCAGCACCACTTGTTCATGAAAGTTAATGCCAAATCCTAAAGGTTCACATGCTCCCATCAAGATGTACCAGCTTTAAGCTTTATTTGCTTCATTGCAAGTAAGACTATCTGACATGTTTTATAGTGCAgtctttattaaagattttttaataaaacttatttttactttttttatatagtacaaaaaaaactttgtaaGTTTTCTTGAGCAACTCGTTTTGACCCCACTGTGTCAAGTGTGCATTTTCACTGATTTCACATTTTGAATTCCCCATACATAACGAATACATGTAAGTTAAAGTAGCAAAggcattttaaagatttatttttgaaagtcTGTCAGTTTATTTTAGCTACAGCTTCACCACTGCTTCTTTATTTCAGAACATAGAAcataaactttaaacatttcttgaaattgAAAGGATGAAACATGGCAAAAAGAGCATGTAGATTTACATAATAggcacactttattttttttctcgCCACAGTCaaatttaactttattatttcaacttaatatttaaatgttgaagttttagacatttaaatatgtacaaataataTACTTAGTTGAAATGACGTTTAAAGTTAATTTGATTGTACTAAACTTTAGGaagcaaaataaagttttagagtgtgcaaatattttttgtagcGTCTCAGCTACTTACCCCGGGTGACCTGTGGAGTTCACTATTGAGACACTGCGGGGCTACAATGAGCCCGAATGAGGCAAAACCAAAAGATTTGCTTCATCTTTGCTCCTCCAATGAATGCTGTCGCAGCTGGAGGGTGTTGCCCCCAAAGACCCCCGCCCCGGGCCGGGACCAGTGTCATAGTAACTCTGTCTTAACTCATGCACTCTGCTCTCCATGGTGCTGCAGCAAAACACTGAGCAAACGCTTGAGTTAAAAAATGAGAAGTTTAATGATGCACAGCAATGCGAGTATTATTGGACAGCAATGAAACATGACAGTCTGTAGTCTACAACAGTTACAAATTTGCTTCAGTTCTGTACATCATCATTTTCACAGAGCATAAAGCACTGTTCTCCATACAAacaataacatgtttattttcacaGTCCTAGAATAACCTAAGaatatattttcacatattattGTAGTGCTTTATGTAATTAGTATGTCTGAATAATAACAATCTGCAACCTATGGTTTGCTGTAATGTCCTtcgaaaaaagtaaaataaataagttaagCCGTTTATATGCAAAGATGCCGAATCCTCTTCATTAAGATTCTGGAAAGTTTCTGTGGAGACACGCTGTAAAAATGTAGAGCGCACGAAGAccatacaaaaataacaatattccaaaaaaacattgcttcaAAAAGTGTATTTACACCGAGTTTGGGATCAGTCAGTCCGAATGAATAGTCTCTTTACTTCTTTTTGGTCGTTTTCCGTGACTGCAGTTTTGGCTTTGGGTTTCGCCGTCTTGACCTTCTTGGCTTTGCTCGCCTTGGCTGGTTTTGCCACCTTCTTCTTGACGACTTTCTTGGCTTTGACAGGCGTTTTCTTTTTCTCCGCAGCCTTCTTCACTTTCTTCTCCGGGGCTTTCTTGGGTTTTGTTGGAGACTTTGCCACTTTCTTTGGCTTGGGGGCTTTCTTGGGTTTAGCGGCGGCTTTGGCTGGCTTCTTGACTTTCGCCGGGGCTGGTTTGGGTTTCTCTTGCTTCTTGGCGTCCTCGGCCTTGGCCAGTTTGAAAGACCCAGAAGCTCCGATGCCTTTGGTGTGACGCAGGAGCCCGCTTGCCACCAGGCGCTTGAGGGCGAGTTTGATCTGGGAGTCAGCGTTGTCTCCCACCTTGTAATGGTTTTTCACGTACTTCTGAATGGACTGACGTGACGCGCCGCTGCGGCTCCGGTCCGCGGCGATAGCTGCTTTGATCATCTCTGAGTATTTGGGATGCGACGCCGATTTCTTGGTGTTTTTCGCCTTCTTGGGCTTGGACCCGGGG
Proteins encoded:
- the LOC130413601 gene encoding histone H1.0, producing the protein MAETAAAPGSKPKKAKNTKKSASHPKYSEMIKAAIAADRSRSGASRQSIQKYVKNHYKVGDNADSQIKLALKRLVASGLLRHTKGIGASGSFKLAKAEDAKKQEKPKPAPAKVKKPAKAAAKPKKAPKPKKVAKSPTKPKKAPEKKVKKAAEKKKTPVKAKKVVKKKVAKPAKASKAKKVKTAKPKAKTAVTENDQKEVKRLFIRTD